A genome region from Deinococcus sp. HSC-46F16 includes the following:
- a CDS encoding polysaccharide deacetylase family protein: MRILVLLLALACLVILPRSRAGHVPLVYHQVGGGGGVTLEIDPATLRRRVETLRASGYLFVTSSEALRLPASARTASLRFDDGFESVYTQAFPVLRALGVPGTVYPIWERVGQPGYLTVAQLEELRGAGWEIGSHTRTHAALVDLTPASLTRELAWPGGDVPGMGPGGGCLAYPFYLQDARVRRHAQLHYACAVAGTFGVTGEAHALPGPLASPWDDWLLPWRAPLGADLRVPALLAGAGLGVLGTGDAPVTAPTLWNPAAHELVGSGAFSLSWEGGVRDTRFLWRQGDWVLGLNLLRGGASYSGASLAYHVGGPLTVAGGYGTAGPLGAVALALGGYGEVWARALPGSLVLGTEVLPLDYLRLRAEYDVVTRRGWAEGVYALPLRPGEGRPLRALLGYDGSLYAGASLRVGAHTAALTTRLDRPAFGVRVQTVW, encoded by the coding sequence GTGATTCTGCCCCGGTCGCGGGCCGGACACGTCCCGCTGGTCTATCACCAGGTGGGCGGGGGCGGCGGCGTGACGCTGGAGATCGACCCCGCCACACTGCGCCGCCGGGTGGAGACGCTGCGGGCCTCGGGCTACCTGTTCGTGACGAGCAGCGAGGCCCTGCGGCTGCCCGCCTCGGCCCGGACGGCCTCGCTGCGCTTCGACGACGGCTTCGAGAGTGTCTATACCCAGGCCTTTCCGGTGCTGCGTGCCCTGGGCGTTCCGGGCACGGTCTATCCCATCTGGGAGCGGGTGGGCCAACCGGGATACCTGACGGTGGCCCAACTGGAGGAACTGCGCGGGGCGGGCTGGGAGATCGGCTCGCACACCCGCACGCACGCGGCCCTGGTGGACCTGACCCCGGCCAGCCTGACGCGGGAACTGGCCTGGCCCGGCGGGGACGTGCCGGGGATGGGGCCGGGCGGCGGTTGCCTGGCCTATCCCTTCTACCTGCAAGACGCGCGGGTGCGGCGGCACGCGCAACTCCACTACGCCTGCGCCGTGGCCGGAACCTTCGGGGTGACGGGCGAGGCCCACGCCCTGCCGGGGCCGCTGGCCTCGCCCTGGGACGACTGGCTGCTGCCGTGGCGGGCGCCGCTGGGCGCGGACCTGCGGGTGCCCGCGCTGCTGGCCGGAGCCGGGCTGGGCGTCCTGGGCACGGGGGACGCCCCGGTTACCGCGCCGACCCTGTGGAACCCCGCCGCCCACGAACTGGTGGGGTCGGGCGCGTTCAGCCTGAGCTGGGAGGGCGGCGTGCGCGACACCCGCTTCCTGTGGCGGCAGGGGGACTGGGTGCTGGGCCTGAACCTGTTGCGCGGCGGGGCGAGCTACAGCGGCGCGAGCCTCGCGTACCACGTCGGCGGGCCGCTGACGGTGGCGGGCGGGTACGGCACGGCGGGGCCGCTGGGAGCGGTGGCCCTCGCGCTGGGCGGCTACGGCGAGGTCTGGGCGCGGGCGCTGCCGGGGTCGCTGGTCCTGGGGACCGAGGTGCTGCCGTTGGACTATCTGCGCCTGCGGGCCGAGTACGACGTGGTTACGCGGCGGGGCTGGGCCGAGGGGGTCTATGCCCTCCCGCTGCGCCCCGGCGAGGGCCGCCCGCTGCGGGCGCTGCTGGGCTACGACGGCAGCCTCTACGCGGGCGCGTCCCTGCGGGTGGGCGCCCACACGGCGGCCCTGACCACCCGGCTGGACCGCCCGGCCTTCGGGGTGCGCGTGCAGACCGTCTGGTAA
- a CDS encoding DUF937 domain-containing protein produces the protein MMDIFNMLGGMGQAQNTLGQRLGTSPQQTEAAMEAAIPLLLGAMTRNAQDPQGAQSLAGALDQHDGRALDLFGQGQAPDPYEGQRILGKVFGGQQQAAAQAVSRRAGIDPQLAMQLLSMAAPLVLAYLSRRRQGGVGQGQTGGFPGGQAGGMGGIDIGSILGGLLGGGMAGAGSGMGGGLGGMLGGSQDQGSGYGQGQAGRMGGGQVIPGYTHTPAQPPMGNPLGHPGHSGTGQMGGDLGGMVGTLNNVLDRDGDGNALNDLIGMFGGRRR, from the coding sequence ATGATGGACATCTTCAATATGCTCGGCGGCATGGGCCAGGCCCAGAACACCCTCGGCCAGCGGCTCGGCACCTCGCCCCAGCAGACCGAGGCGGCGATGGAGGCGGCCATTCCGCTGCTGCTCGGCGCGATGACCCGCAACGCCCAGGACCCCCAGGGCGCCCAGTCGCTCGCCGGGGCGCTCGACCAGCACGACGGCCGTGCCCTCGACCTCTTCGGGCAGGGGCAGGCCCCCGACCCCTACGAGGGCCAGCGGATTCTGGGCAAGGTCTTCGGCGGGCAGCAGCAGGCCGCCGCGCAGGCGGTCAGCCGCCGCGCCGGGATCGACCCGCAGCTTGCCATGCAACTGCTCTCGATGGCCGCGCCCCTCGTGCTGGCCTACCTCAGCCGCCGCCGTCAGGGCGGGGTGGGGCAGGGACAGACGGGCGGCTTTCCCGGCGGGCAGGCCGGGGGCATGGGCGGCATTGACATCGGCAGCATCCTGGGCGGCCTGCTCGGCGGCGGCATGGCCGGGGCGGGGAGCGGCATGGGCGGCGGCCTCGGCGGGATGCTGGGGGGCAGCCAGGACCAGGGCTCCGGGTACGGGCAGGGTCAGGCCGGGCGGATGGGCGGCGGGCAGGTCATCCCCGGCTACACGCACACCCCGGCGCAACCGCCGATGGGCAACCCGCTGGGGCACCCCGGCCACTCCGGCACGGGACAGATGGGCGGCGACCTCGGCGGAATGGTGGGAACGCTGAACAACGTCCTCGACCGCGACGGGGACGGCAACGCCCTGAATGACCTGATCGGGATGTTCGGGGGGCGGAGGCGGTAG